A window of Azospirillum lipoferum 4B contains these coding sequences:
- a CDS encoding IS630-like element ISAli3 family transposase (programmed frameshift) has protein sequence MAAIAITRLELSSAELRQRAVRFGDPDVARRLLALALVLEGRSREDAARSCGMDRQTLRDWVHRYNAQGVAGLRDRKAPGAKPKLSAEQEAEVASWVRSGPDLAEDGVVRWRRCDLARKIERRFGVVLAERSVGGLLRRLGFRRLSVRPQHPQQDGEALEAHKKNFAALVAGALPDTARGKPLELWWQDEARVGQQGTLTRVWAAKGSRPRAPRDQRHSWAYLFGAVCPSRGAAAALVLPKANAAAMTLHLAEISGQVSDGHHAVLILDGAGWHQPGDKLVVPENISLLHLPPYCPELNPVENIWQFLRQNHLSHRVFDSYAAIVEACCEAWNALAQAPEIIRSIASRSWAAVNV, from the exons ATGGCGGCGATTGCGATCACGCGGCTGGAGCTGAGTTCAGCGGAGTTGCGCCAGCGGGCGGTGCGTTTTGGCGATCCGGATGTAGCGCGGCGCCTTCTCGCCCTAGCTCTGGTTTTGGAGGGGCGATCTCGCGAGGACGCCGCGCGGTCTTGCGGGATGGATCGGCAAACGTTGCGGGATTGGGTTCACCGCTACAACGCCCAAGGCGTGGCGGGGCTGCGGGATCGTAAGGCACCGGGAGCCAAGCCGAAGCTGTCGGCGGAGCAGGAAGCGGAGGTGGCGTCCTGGGTCCGCTCCGGTCCGGACCTCGCCGAGGATGGCGTGGTTCGGTGGCGGCGGTGCGATCTGGCCCGCAAGATCGAGCGCCGGTTCGGCGTGGTGCTGGCCGAGCGCAGCGTTGGCGGGCTGTTGCGCCGTCTGGGGTTCCGTCGCCTGTCGGTGCGCCCCCAGCATCCTCAGCAGGATGGCGAGGCGCTCGAGGCTCACA AAAAAAACTTTGCCGCTCTGGTTGCCGGCGCCCTCCCCGACACCGCCCGCGGCAAGCCGCTGGAGCTCTGGTGGCAGGACGAAGCCCGGGTCGGCCAGCAAGGGACCCTGACCCGGGTGTGGGCCGCCAAGGGCAGCCGGCCACGCGCGCCCCGCGACCAGCGCCATAGCTGGGCCTACCTGTTCGGCGCCGTCTGCCCGAGCCGTGGCGCCGCCGCGGCCTTGGTCCTGCCCAAGGCCAACGCCGCGGCAATGACCCTGCACCTGGCCGAGATCAGCGGCCAAGTGAGCGACGGCCACCATGCGGTGCTCATCCTCGACGGCGCAGGCTGGCACCAGCCGGGCGACAAGCTGGTCGTGCCCGAAAACATCAGCCTTCTGCATCTGCCGCCCTATTGCCCGGAACTCAATCCGGTCGAAAACATCTGGCAGTTCCTGCGACAGAACCACCTTAGCCATCGCGTCTTCGATTCCTATGCCGCCATCGTCGAGGCCTGCTGCGAGGCGTGGAACGCTCTCGCCCAGGCACCCGAAATCATTCGCTCAATCGCCTCACGCTCGTGGGCAGCGGTCAATGTCTAA
- a CDS encoding streptomycin biosynthesis enzyme StrG: MMVDGIEARTPLIPVAAVRTASLLRYDTGRYPFAKVTAATVFKVRSLERLHEAWQRHRERQGQDTAPTYADNLALRALMQNLPDASPLFQLYHRFVRQVIAPVFGGRISYSNRPKMRVHLPDTGSVSAWHRDADVTGRYDQITVWLPFTDCREGGTLWSETDYGLRDFRPIDVAYGEALVFDGGLLEHGTVANDAGMTRVSLDFRFAVTGDILPDTAKAILGQRPTHMVPQD; encoded by the coding sequence ATGATGGTGGACGGCATAGAGGCGCGGACTCCGCTGATCCCGGTGGCGGCGGTGCGGACGGCATCGCTTCTGCGGTACGACACAGGCCGCTATCCGTTCGCCAAGGTGACGGCCGCGACGGTCTTCAAGGTCCGCTCCCTGGAGCGGCTCCACGAGGCTTGGCAACGCCACCGTGAGCGCCAGGGGCAGGACACCGCGCCGACCTATGCGGACAATCTGGCCCTGCGGGCACTGATGCAGAACCTCCCCGATGCCTCGCCGCTTTTCCAGCTCTACCACCGGTTCGTCCGTCAGGTGATCGCCCCCGTCTTCGGCGGGCGGATCTCCTACTCCAACCGTCCGAAGATGCGGGTCCATCTTCCGGACACCGGTTCGGTCAGCGCTTGGCACCGTGACGCCGACGTGACCGGGCGATACGACCAGATCACCGTCTGGCTCCCCTTCACCGACTGCCGCGAAGGAGGGACCCTGTGGTCGGAAACCGATTACGGGCTGCGCGACTTCCGGCCCATCGATGTGGCCTATGGTGAGGCGCTGGTGTTCGACGGCGGTCTGCTGGAGCATGGCACCGTCGCCAACGACGCCGGCATGACGCGAGTCAGTCTGGATTTCCGTTTCGCCGTCACCGGAGACATCCTCCCGGACACTGCGAAGGCGATCCTCGGCCAGCGCCCTACCCACATGGTTCCGCAAGACTGA
- a CDS encoding SAM-dependent methyltransferase: MTDTIHFPTREQHARAWEELAQAIAASADSVSQDAPAHPPARPGELTIIGSGIETMGFTIGDEELIRGADAVFFCVADPATVVWLKSIRPDAYDLYVLYDDTKVRYTTYMQMSEAMLHHVRQGKKVVAVYYGHPGIFVLSTHRCIMIARREGHKAVMRPGVCALDCLCADLGVDPCHPGMQTHEATDMLIRGRIPDTSLHVVLWQVGLIGEMGFRRRGYINNNFSVFVEYLQKYYGDDYPVTHYIASRYPTIPPTIEVYPLSALHDPQIQTRVTGVSTFYVPPKNAAAADLDMLIRLGLIQPGQEVRTSDGPLREIGLYGPRERKAFRAFRRFKVSRDYQWQEDTGASRFLIALRSNPALQERYERDPRAAVAPESFPGLTDRERSLLATRDHGAIQIAAKGTGVAHPGNRDFLFQLFDRKPVMRSLLAVLRGVRPETATGALAEWSAGQGLALDWDRMRTDVNGVLRDRLFPWAGVYEVRGETGEDGRLIVLTGDGDRARLFVDGQPVRRFSFRRGILQWKAGAGRADNGFLRVDVDVQGGRRLIGSIWPAGEPVPAEHGLVAVEGRPGHRHPSSLAGRYTRKGAEGPQCLEVGVAETPERGRHLCVTLDGRPLDGAIVVGGRTLSVGDLSFVLGGSADAPTGAWMPEPGLAPLTGSYVVRAADGGLRSLSYAAGGLLLDGQAAGTIDLDGSIVSWSGGPAHCSAGQVTLLLDPITLCPALFGTVETPAGTVRCIGRAAAPTQANRPEPEFGLQAAAWRQLVDLAGRPDGEFLLWHKWEKANLAATVVNTALARLLP, from the coding sequence GTGACCGACACCATACACTTCCCCACCCGGGAGCAGCATGCCCGCGCCTGGGAGGAACTGGCCCAAGCCATCGCTGCATCGGCGGACAGCGTTTCACAGGACGCGCCGGCACATCCACCGGCACGTCCGGGGGAACTGACCATCATCGGCTCCGGCATCGAGACGATGGGATTCACCATCGGCGACGAAGAGTTGATCCGCGGTGCGGATGCGGTCTTCTTCTGCGTCGCCGATCCGGCCACGGTGGTCTGGCTGAAGTCGATCCGGCCGGACGCCTACGACCTCTATGTGCTCTACGACGACACCAAGGTCCGCTACACCACCTACATGCAGATGTCGGAGGCGATGCTGCATCACGTCCGCCAGGGCAAGAAGGTGGTGGCGGTCTATTACGGCCATCCCGGCATCTTCGTGCTGTCCACCCACCGCTGCATCATGATCGCCCGGCGCGAGGGGCATAAGGCGGTGATGCGGCCGGGCGTCTGCGCGCTGGACTGCCTGTGCGCCGACCTGGGGGTGGACCCCTGCCATCCGGGCATGCAGACCCATGAGGCGACCGACATGCTGATCCGGGGGCGTATCCCCGACACCAGCCTGCACGTCGTGCTATGGCAGGTCGGCCTGATCGGAGAAATGGGGTTCCGCCGCCGCGGCTACATCAACAACAACTTCTCGGTTTTCGTCGAGTATCTCCAGAAATACTACGGTGACGACTATCCGGTGACGCATTACATCGCCTCCCGGTATCCGACCATCCCGCCGACCATCGAAGTCTATCCGCTGAGCGCGCTGCACGATCCGCAGATCCAGACCCGGGTCACCGGGGTGTCGACCTTCTACGTGCCGCCCAAGAACGCCGCGGCCGCCGATCTCGACATGCTGATCCGGCTCGGCCTGATCCAGCCCGGACAGGAGGTCCGGACATCGGACGGGCCGCTGCGCGAAATCGGGCTGTACGGCCCGCGCGAGCGCAAGGCGTTCCGCGCCTTCCGCCGGTTCAAGGTCTCCCGCGACTACCAATGGCAGGAGGACACCGGCGCCAGCCGCTTCCTCATCGCCCTGCGCAGCAATCCGGCCTTGCAGGAACGCTATGAACGCGACCCGCGCGCCGCCGTCGCGCCGGAGTCCTTCCCCGGCCTGACCGACCGCGAGCGCTCCTTGCTGGCGACCCGCGATCACGGCGCGATCCAGATCGCGGCCAAGGGCACCGGCGTCGCCCACCCCGGCAACCGCGATTTCCTGTTCCAGCTGTTCGACCGCAAACCGGTGATGCGCAGCCTGCTGGCGGTCCTGCGTGGCGTGCGTCCCGAAACGGCCACCGGCGCCCTGGCCGAGTGGTCGGCCGGTCAGGGGCTTGCGCTGGATTGGGACCGCATGCGCACCGACGTCAACGGGGTGCTGCGCGACCGCCTGTTCCCCTGGGCAGGCGTCTACGAGGTGCGGGGCGAGACCGGAGAGGACGGGCGCCTGATCGTCCTGACCGGGGACGGCGACCGGGCGCGGCTGTTCGTCGATGGACAACCGGTCCGCCGCTTCTCCTTCCGGCGTGGCATCCTGCAATGGAAGGCCGGAGCCGGCCGTGCCGACAACGGATTCCTGCGGGTGGACGTCGACGTGCAGGGCGGGCGCCGCCTGATCGGTTCCATCTGGCCCGCGGGGGAGCCGGTTCCGGCCGAACACGGGCTCGTCGCCGTCGAGGGGCGGCCCGGACATCGGCACCCGTCCTCGCTGGCCGGACGCTACACCCGCAAGGGCGCCGAGGGGCCGCAATGCCTGGAGGTCGGCGTGGCCGAAACGCCGGAGCGCGGCCGCCATCTGTGCGTCACGCTGGACGGCCGGCCCCTGGATGGAGCCATCGTGGTCGGCGGGCGAACGCTCAGCGTCGGCGATCTCAGCTTCGTCCTGGGCGGTTCCGCCGATGCGCCGACCGGCGCCTGGATGCCGGAACCGGGGCTCGCCCCTCTGACCGGCAGTTACGTCGTGCGCGCCGCCGACGGCGGGCTGCGCTCCCTCTCCTACGCGGCGGGCGGCCTGCTGCTGGACGGACAGGCGGCCGGCACGATCGATCTCGACGGGTCCATCGTTTCCTGGTCGGGCGGGCCGGCGCACTGCTCCGCCGGGCAGGTGACTTTGCTGCTGGATCCGATCACCTTGTGTCCCGCACTGTTCGGGACGGTGGAAACGCCTGCCGGCACCGTCCGCTGTATCGGCCGCGCAGCAGCGCCGACCCAGGCGAACCGGCCTGAGCCGGAATTCGGGCTGCAAGCCGCGGCCTGGCGGCAGCTGGTCGATCTGGCGGGACGGCCCGACGGCGAGTTCCTGCTCTGGCACAAGTGGGAGAAGGCGAATCTCGCGGCGACGGTGGTCAACACCGCCCTCGCCCGCCTGCTCCCCTGA
- a CDS encoding ABC transporter ATP-binding protein → MIARIFSGLAARQGAAGILGLLPLLKGRRRLLALTMLSGVLAQGGTLASLACGAWLVGRAVTGAALPDPLPGFGVSGFWLFGIVVVAAAGARWWQAHISHALAFALIETLQIGIYDGLERAAPDSVLGRQTGELAAIATSDAELMEHFYAHTLADYVGALLVPLAALAGLCAIHPVMAAALFPFLVLVASVPYWLARRAGEQGALALAELGRLNARTVEIVQGLRELAIFGRGRDFLARLARQTELLSAAQRRYGSRAGLELAMIDGLTTLAVLTAALVGSVLVAGAGLDRALFPLALVLAGGALTPIAEVTQTARKLGELRAGAARVLTIFHQPARIADQGRQTVPQDATVRFEHVGFGYGNGRGDVLDGFDLSLSPGEMVALVGRSGAGKSTAANLLLRFWDVGSGRISIGGCDIRTLPVDALRRLVAYVPQDVHLFNETVADNLRLGAPDAAMDEVERAVRLAQAADVVAGLPEGYRTMCGERGMRLSGGQRQRLAIARALLTRAPILLLDEASSNLDAENEQALHKAFATIKRDHAVLVIAHRPSTIRQADRIIVLDAGRIVEQGRHDELLTLGGLYADLMASARHSPVAIPDGENRTVPPSGLP, encoded by the coding sequence ATGATTGCCAGGATCTTTTCCGGATTGGCGGCGAGACAGGGTGCTGCCGGTATTCTCGGGCTGCTGCCGCTCCTGAAAGGGCGCCGCCGGCTGCTGGCTCTGACGATGCTGTCCGGCGTCCTCGCCCAGGGCGGCACGCTCGCCAGTCTGGCATGCGGCGCCTGGCTGGTCGGCCGGGCGGTGACGGGGGCCGCGCTGCCCGACCCCCTTCCCGGCTTTGGTGTTTCCGGCTTCTGGCTGTTCGGCATCGTGGTCGTGGCCGCCGCCGGGGCGCGCTGGTGGCAGGCCCACATCTCCCATGCCTTGGCTTTCGCGCTGATCGAGACGTTGCAGATCGGCATTTATGACGGGCTGGAAAGGGCGGCTCCGGATTCCGTACTCGGGCGGCAGACAGGAGAACTCGCGGCCATCGCCACCAGCGACGCCGAGTTGATGGAGCATTTCTACGCCCATACCCTGGCGGACTATGTCGGCGCCCTTCTGGTGCCGCTTGCGGCCCTGGCCGGTCTTTGCGCGATCCACCCGGTCATGGCGGCGGCGCTGTTTCCCTTCCTGGTCCTGGTCGCCAGCGTCCCCTATTGGCTGGCCCGTCGCGCCGGGGAACAGGGCGCGCTGGCATTGGCGGAACTCGGCCGCCTCAATGCCCGGACGGTGGAGATCGTTCAGGGGCTGCGCGAGCTGGCGATCTTCGGTCGGGGACGCGACTTCCTGGCGCGGCTGGCGCGGCAAACCGAGCTGCTGTCCGCCGCGCAACGTCGCTATGGATCGCGCGCCGGCCTGGAGTTGGCGATGATCGACGGGTTGACGACGCTCGCGGTGTTGACTGCCGCTCTCGTCGGCAGCGTTCTTGTCGCCGGAGCAGGGCTGGACCGGGCGCTTTTCCCGCTGGCCCTGGTTCTGGCGGGTGGCGCGCTCACCCCCATCGCCGAGGTGACGCAGACGGCGCGCAAGCTGGGCGAACTGCGTGCCGGGGCCGCCCGCGTGCTGACCATCTTCCACCAGCCGGCGCGGATTGCCGATCAAGGCCGCCAGACGGTTCCGCAGGATGCGACGGTCCGTTTCGAGCATGTCGGCTTCGGGTATGGCAACGGCCGGGGCGACGTGCTGGACGGCTTCGATCTCAGCCTCTCGCCCGGGGAGATGGTGGCGCTGGTCGGTCGCTCCGGGGCCGGCAAGAGCACGGCCGCCAATCTGCTGCTGCGTTTCTGGGACGTCGGATCGGGGCGGATCAGCATCGGCGGATGCGACATCCGGACCCTGCCGGTCGACGCCCTGCGCCGGCTCGTCGCCTATGTGCCGCAGGATGTCCACCTGTTCAATGAGACTGTCGCCGACAATCTGAGGCTCGGCGCCCCGGATGCGGCGATGGACGAGGTCGAGCGGGCGGTGCGGTTGGCGCAGGCCGCCGACGTCGTGGCCGGGCTTCCCGAGGGATACCGGACGATGTGCGGCGAGCGCGGCATGCGCCTTTCCGGGGGGCAGCGCCAACGTCTGGCGATTGCCCGAGCGCTGCTGACGCGGGCCCCGATCCTGCTGCTCGACGAAGCCTCCTCCAATCTCGATGCAGAGAACGAGCAGGCTCTTCACAAGGCGTTTGCCACCATAAAGCGGGATCATGCGGTACTGGTCATTGCCCACCGGCCGTCGACCATCCGGCAAGCCGACCGCATCATCGTCCTCGACGCCGGGCGGATCGTCGAGCAGGGGAGGCACGACGAGTTGCTGACCCTTGGCGGACTGTATGCGGATCTCATGGCTTCCGCCCGCCACAGTCCCGTTGCGATACCGGACGGAGAAAATCGAACGGTGCCCCCGTCGGGGTTGCCATGA
- a CDS encoding ABC transporter ATP-binding protein: MGGSVRWPIAVSVVIGLAVTACYGLQGGLLALLLAHAVGGDPDPRVMVQHIMPLLLALGAVLLARALLLWGAEIAAQATARTVKETLRGRLLRHLFDLGPGVTLRRRTGELQAILVGGVEALETYHSRYLPALWNAVLGCCGILAAIAAVDWPSAALLCLFVGGFPVLDRLWLRWRMPRTSGIFAALGALGAYLLDSLQGIVTVKAFGASARRRAVLADHAAALRRESMTTLAVTLMRTGLTGLVMLSGMALVLSAGAWRVSSGTLDPFAMLVTLFLAREAFRPLERLEREFHSAWAVGGAVAPIMEFLAMDPPVREADRPLPAPPAHDIRFEDVRFSYAGGGAPSLDAVSFHVAAREHVALVGPSGAGKSTVVALLLRFFDPDAGTIRIGGTDIRSLPLETLRSLISVVSQDTVLFEGTVADNLKLAKPDATDEEIRAAAQAAHIDAFIESLPLGYATRIGERGATLSGGQRQRIAIARALLKNAPILILDEATSSLDPASEQAIREALARQSGRRTTLLIAHRLSAVADADRILVFDGGRLVEDGARPDLERNGGVYARLAALQGAAA; the protein is encoded by the coding sequence GTGGGCGGCTCCGTCCGCTGGCCCATCGCGGTGAGTGTCGTCATCGGCCTTGCCGTCACCGCATGCTATGGTCTTCAGGGCGGACTCCTGGCGTTGCTGCTCGCGCATGCGGTCGGCGGCGATCCCGATCCGCGCGTCATGGTTCAGCATATCATGCCCTTGCTTCTGGCACTTGGCGCCGTCCTGCTGGCGCGTGCGCTGCTGCTGTGGGGGGCGGAGATCGCTGCCCAGGCGACGGCGCGCACGGTGAAGGAGACGCTGCGCGGCCGGCTGCTGCGGCACCTGTTCGATCTCGGTCCGGGCGTCACGCTTCGCCGGCGGACCGGCGAGCTTCAGGCGATCCTGGTCGGCGGCGTCGAGGCGTTGGAAACCTATCACAGCCGCTATCTGCCGGCTCTTTGGAACGCCGTTCTCGGATGCTGCGGCATTCTCGCCGCCATCGCCGCCGTCGATTGGCCTTCGGCCGCCCTGCTGTGCCTGTTCGTCGGCGGCTTTCCCGTGCTCGACCGGCTGTGGTTGCGGTGGCGGATGCCGCGGACCTCCGGAATCTTCGCGGCTCTGGGTGCGCTCGGTGCCTATCTGCTCGACAGCCTGCAGGGCATCGTCACGGTGAAGGCCTTCGGCGCCTCGGCACGGCGGCGGGCGGTGCTGGCGGACCATGCGGCCGCGTTGCGGCGGGAATCGATGACCACCCTGGCGGTCACCCTGATGCGAACCGGCCTGACCGGCCTGGTCATGCTGTCGGGTATGGCGCTCGTTCTCTCGGCAGGCGCATGGCGTGTATCGTCCGGCACTCTCGATCCCTTCGCGATGCTGGTCACGCTTTTCCTGGCGCGGGAGGCGTTCCGGCCGCTCGAACGACTGGAGCGTGAGTTCCACAGCGCTTGGGCGGTCGGCGGAGCCGTCGCGCCGATCATGGAATTCCTGGCGATGGATCCGCCGGTGCGCGAAGCGGACCGGCCGCTGCCGGCACCGCCCGCCCACGACATCCGGTTCGAGGATGTCCGCTTCAGCTATGCGGGCGGGGGAGCGCCTTCGCTCGATGCCGTGTCCTTCCATGTCGCGGCACGGGAACATGTCGCGCTGGTCGGACCCTCGGGAGCGGGCAAGTCCACCGTCGTCGCCCTGCTGCTTCGCTTCTTCGATCCGGACGCCGGTACGATCCGCATCGGCGGAACCGACATCCGCTCCTTGCCGCTGGAGACGCTGCGCTCGCTCATCAGCGTCGTTTCCCAGGATACGGTGCTGTTCGAGGGCACGGTCGCCGACAATCTCAAACTGGCGAAACCGGACGCGACGGATGAGGAGATCCGGGCCGCGGCCCAGGCCGCTCACATCGACGCCTTCATCGAAAGCCTGCCGCTCGGCTATGCGACCCGGATCGGGGAACGCGGAGCGACGCTGTCCGGCGGGCAGCGTCAGCGTATCGCCATCGCACGCGCGCTTCTCAAGAACGCGCCGATCCTGATCCTGGACGAGGCCACCTCCAGCCTCGACCCCGCAAGCGAGCAGGCGATCCGGGAGGCGCTCGCCAGGCAGTCCGGCCGGCGCACCACCCTGCTCATCGCCCATCGGCTGTCGGCCGTCGCCGATGCGGACCGGATCCTCGTCTTCGACGGTGGCCGGCTGGTCGAAGACGGCGCGCGTCCCGATCTCGAACGGAACGGCGGCGTCTATGCCCGGCTTGCCGCACTTCAGGGGGCAGCCGCATGA
- a CDS encoding ABC transporter ATP-binding protein, with protein sequence MTDNPAKGPLGVRGLTVRYGTTVIFDSVDLPTIRPGEVSVFAGPNGAGKSTLLRALAGMIRASGEILYDGRNLLDLTAHRRAELVGFMPQSIAATNGLTVLDSVLASLRLFSPGISARRSQDAALSALERIGILHLAMRPLGQLSGGQRQMASLAQSLVRRPQILLLDEPTSALDLRHQVEVMSAIKSVAREGRIVIVVLHDLSLAANWADQLIFLHDGRVADAGTPADVLTSDLLRSVYRVSARVGRAAGGGAYLAVDGLA encoded by the coding sequence ATGACCGACAATCCCGCGAAAGGACCCCTGGGCGTGCGGGGGCTGACCGTCCGCTACGGCACGACCGTCATTTTCGACAGCGTCGACCTTCCCACGATCCGGCCGGGAGAGGTCAGTGTCTTCGCCGGACCCAACGGCGCCGGCAAATCGACCCTGCTGCGCGCCCTTGCCGGCATGATCAGGGCGTCGGGAGAGATCCTCTATGACGGTCGCAACCTGCTGGACCTGACTGCGCACAGGCGGGCGGAGCTGGTCGGCTTCATGCCGCAATCCATCGCCGCAACCAATGGGCTGACGGTGCTCGACAGCGTCCTGGCCTCGTTGCGGCTGTTCTCGCCCGGCATCTCCGCCCGGCGCAGCCAGGACGCCGCCTTGTCGGCATTGGAACGGATCGGCATCCTCCACCTGGCGATGCGGCCGCTCGGTCAGCTGTCGGGCGGGCAGCGGCAAATGGCCAGCCTTGCCCAGTCGCTGGTCCGCAGGCCGCAGATCCTGCTTCTGGACGAACCGACGAGCGCGCTCGATCTGCGCCATCAGGTCGAGGTGATGTCGGCGATAAAGTCCGTGGCGCGGGAAGGCCGCATCGTCATCGTGGTTCTGCACGATCTTTCCCTGGCGGCGAACTGGGCGGACCAGTTGATCTTCCTGCATGACGGGCGTGTCGCCGATGCCGGAACACCGGCCGATGTGCTCACGTCCGACCTGTTGCGAAGCGTCTATCGCGTCAGTGCCCGCGTCGGCCGGGCGGCGGGCGGCGGAGCCTATCTCGCGGTGGACGGCCTGGCCTGA
- a CDS encoding FecCD family ABC transporter permease, translating to MSGIGAGEAVSRAGIAAQYSDGLKRRSVRIAVLAVLMLAGLLADLMTGPAGLSLRDILDGLFGAGGDQGLPAVIMWQIRLPAAVLAVLVGASLALAGAEMQTILHNPLASPFTLGISSAAAFGAALAIVLGIAVPFVPPVLAVPVNAFLFAIGSVMLIQALAAMGQGAMPLVLFGIVLVFGFNALVAVIQFIAPADSLQHLVFWTMGSLNRADGTSVAVLALVLAGAIPFSMRAAWSLTLLALGEERAQSLGVNPRWLRVGCLLRASLLSAVAVAVAGTIGFVGLVGPHIARLLVGEDHRFFLPASILAGAVVMSFSSIASKTLLPGVLLPIGIVTSLVGLPCFVALLLGGRGLR from the coding sequence ATGAGCGGAATCGGAGCCGGCGAAGCGGTATCGAGGGCCGGGATCGCCGCCCAGTATTCGGACGGCTTGAAACGGCGATCGGTCCGCATCGCCGTTCTGGCGGTTCTGATGCTTGCCGGCCTGTTGGCGGACCTGATGACGGGTCCGGCCGGTCTGTCCCTGCGGGATATCCTGGACGGATTGTTCGGTGCCGGTGGCGACCAGGGGTTGCCTGCGGTCATCATGTGGCAGATCCGTCTGCCGGCGGCGGTGCTGGCGGTGCTGGTCGGTGCCAGCCTCGCGCTGGCGGGCGCGGAGATGCAGACGATCCTGCACAACCCGCTGGCCAGCCCGTTTACGCTGGGCATTTCCTCTGCGGCCGCGTTCGGCGCCGCCCTGGCCATCGTGCTCGGCATCGCCGTTCCATTCGTGCCGCCGGTGCTGGCGGTGCCGGTCAACGCCTTTCTCTTCGCCATCGGATCGGTGATGCTGATCCAGGCCCTCGCGGCCATGGGACAGGGGGCGATGCCGCTGGTGCTGTTCGGGATCGTTCTGGTCTTCGGCTTCAACGCGCTGGTCGCCGTCATCCAGTTCATAGCACCAGCGGACTCGCTGCAGCATCTGGTCTTCTGGACCATGGGAAGCCTGAACCGGGCCGACGGCACCTCCGTCGCCGTGCTGGCCCTGGTTCTCGCCGGCGCCATCCCGTTCTCCATGCGCGCGGCATGGTCGCTCACCCTGCTGGCGCTGGGCGAGGAACGGGCGCAGAGCCTCGGTGTCAATCCGCGATGGCTGCGGGTCGGCTGCCTGTTGCGGGCGAGCCTGCTGTCGGCGGTCGCGGTCGCGGTCGCCGGCACCATCGGCTTCGTCGGACTGGTCGGTCCGCACATCGCGCGGCTGCTGGTTGGGGAGGATCATCGCTTCTTCCTGCCGGCGTCGATCCTCGCCGGCGCGGTGGTCATGTCGTTTTCGAGCATCGCCTCCAAGACACTCCTGCCCGGTGTGCTTCTGCCGATCGGAATCGTCACGTCGCTGGTCGGGCTGCCCTGCTTCGTCGCGCTGCTGCTGGGGGGACGGGGGCTGCGATGA
- a CDS encoding ABC transporter substrate-binding protein, producing MPTFSHFPGGADAVRRIARRALLLLALLAVWLLGAGGEQALAAGQSAIAVTDMLGRKVTLPSPAKRIVLPEGRHVLTLGLLDKDPLSFVVAWGNDFKRYSPATFEVLRKRFPKADSIPDVGGTTAGSFSMEATIAAKPDLVIFTLYGPPPDGLDRLDAAGIPYVFVDFFQKPLTNIVPSMRMLGALLDREREAESFIAYYESHMAAVAARLAKTGGPKRVFFHLNPDGKDCCYTSGPGNMSDFIAAAGGHNIGADIVPGAIGKINLEYLLTHAPDFYLAGGGSAVALNGLQVGPGVTPDAARQTMATILKAPGIAKLAAVENGRAGGVWLFFFDTPLFFVGVEKIAAMLHPAAFADLDPDRTMAEINRTLLAFPLEGTFWVDAKSAAR from the coding sequence ATGCCGACATTCTCCCATTTTCCCGGCGGAGCGGATGCGGTTCGCCGGATCGCGCGCCGGGCACTCCTCCTGCTGGCCCTCCTGGCGGTCTGGCTGCTTGGCGCCGGCGGTGAGCAGGCGCTGGCCGCCGGCCAGTCCGCGATCGCCGTGACGGACATGCTCGGCCGCAAGGTAACGCTGCCGTCGCCCGCCAAAAGGATCGTCCTTCCGGAAGGGCGGCATGTCCTGACCCTCGGTCTCCTCGACAAGGATCCTCTGTCCTTCGTCGTCGCCTGGGGCAACGATTTCAAGCGCTATTCCCCCGCAACCTTCGAGGTGCTGCGCAAGCGCTTCCCCAAGGCGGACAGCATACCCGACGTCGGCGGAACGACGGCCGGTTCCTTCTCGATGGAGGCGACGATCGCCGCCAAGCCCGATCTCGTGATCTTCACGCTCTACGGCCCGCCGCCGGATGGCCTGGACAGGCTCGATGCCGCCGGAATTCCCTATGTCTTCGTCGATTTCTTCCAGAAGCCGCTGACCAACATCGTTCCGAGCATGCGGATGCTGGGCGCGCTGCTCGACCGTGAACGGGAAGCGGAAAGCTTCATCGCCTATTATGAGAGCCATATGGCCGCCGTCGCCGCGCGTCTTGCAAAGACCGGCGGGCCGAAACGGGTGTTCTTTCATCTGAATCCCGACGGCAAGGATTGCTGCTATACCTCAGGTCCCGGCAACATGAGCGACTTCATCGCCGCCGCAGGGGGACACAACATCGGCGCCGACATCGTTCCGGGCGCCATCGGCAAGATCAATCTCGAATATCTGCTGACGCACGCCCCGGACTTCTATCTGGCCGGCGGCGGTTCGGCCGTGGCTCTCAACGGGTTGCAGGTCGGTCCCGGCGTGACTCCCGATGCCGCGCGTCAGACGATGGCGACCATTCTGAAGGCGCCGGGCATCGCCAAGCTGGCGGCGGTCGAGAACGGTCGCGCTGGCGGGGTCTGGCTTTTCTTCTTCGACACGCCCCTGTTCTTCGTCGGCGTCGAAAAGATCGCCGCAATGCTGCATCCGGCGGCGTTCGCCGATCTCGACCCCGACAGGACGATGGCCGAGATCAACCGGACCCTGCTGGCCTTTCCGCTCGAGGGCACCTTCTGGGTCGATGCCAAGAGTGCCGCCAGATGA